A stretch of DNA from Nocardioides sp. Arc9.136:
CCGCCGTACGCCACGGTCCCCTCCGACTCCGAGGTCCGCCGGCCGTCGCCGGCGACGAACTCCGTCCAGCCGGTCGCCTCCCCGAAGGCGTTGGTCACCTCCACGCAGGCCGTGGCCGCGGGTGCCGAGGCGGCGCCCACCGCGGCGCCCGGCGGGAGGACGAGTCCGGTCAGCACGGCCCCTACGGTTCCGACGGCCCCTACGACACCGACCAGGGCTCGACCCCGACCTCCACGCACGCGTGCACGCATGGCGACACCACTCCCCCTGTTGCGGATCCCGCGGGACGCTCGCAGGGGCGGAGCGGTGCCGTGGGGGTTGTGGGGGGACTGTTACCCCGGCGTGGCCGGCGCGGTCCCGGCCCGTTCCTCCTGCCTCAGTTCACGCCGCGGCTGCGCCCCTCCCAGTACGGCGCGCGCAGCTCGCGCTTGAGGATCTTGCCCGTCGGGTTGCGCGGCAGCGCCTCGAGCACGTCGACGCTGCGCGGGCACTTGTAGTGGGCGAGGTGCTCGCGGCAGTAGGCGACGATCTCCTCCTCGGTCGCCGAGGCGCCCGGGTGCAGCGCGACGACCGCCTTGACCGACTCCCCCCACGTGTCGTCGGGGACGCCGATGATGGCGACCTCCATGACCGCCGGGTGCTCGGCGAGGACCCGCTCGACCTCGGGGCTGTAGATGTTCTCGCCGCCGCTGATGATCATGTCCTTGAGCCGGTCCTCGACGAAGAGGTAGCCGTCCTCGTCGAGCCGGCCCATGTCGCCGCTGCGGAACCAGCCGTCCTCGACGACCACCTCGGCGGTCGCCTCGGGCTTGTTCAGGAAGCCCTTCATCAGCTGTGGCGTCCGCAGCCAGATCTCGCCGTGGGTGCCCACCGGGAGGTCCTCGAGCGTGGCCGGGTCGACGATCCGGATCTCGACCCCGGGCACCGCCTTGCCCGCCGAGACCAGCCGCTCGGGATGGCCCGACGCCTCGGCGGTGCGGTGGTCCTCGGGCATCAGGTGCGTGGCCACGCCGGCGACCTCGGTCAGCCCGTAGACCTGCATGAAGTCGGTGTCGGGCCAGGCCTGCATCGCCGCCCGGAGCAGCGGCGGCGGCATCGGCGCCGCGCCGTAGGTGTAGGTCTTGAGCGCCCCGAACAGCTTGACCGCGTCCTCGCCGGACTGCAGCACCTGGGCGAGCACCGCCGGGACCAGGAAGGTGCGGTTCGCCCCGGCGAGGATCGCGCCGGCCAGCGACATGCCGTCGGGGTCGCGGGTCATCACGCTGGGGATGCCGTCGTGGATGCCGAACAGGACGTACGACGAGCCGCCCACGTGGAAGAGCGGCATCGCGACCATCGACTTGTCACCCGGCTCGAAGCCCCACCCGTCGTGGGCGTTGACCGTGTGGCTGACCATGTTGGCGTGGGTGAGCATGACGCCCTTGGGTCGACCGGTCGTGCCGGAGGAGTACATCACCAGGCACACGTCGCCCGGCTCGACGTCGGGCTGCCGGCCGACCGGCGTGGCGGCGGCGAGCAGCCGCTCCCACCCGTCGCCCTCCTCCCCCTCCGGAGTCACCTCCACGACGTGCTCGACGCGGGGCAGCCGGTCGCGGATCGCCTCGATGGTGGGCATCAGCTCGCGGCCGACGACCAGCACCCTCGCGCCGGAGTCGTTGACCGCGTAGTCGACCTCGTCGCCGGCCAGGCGCCAGTTGATGATCGCGTTCGCGGCCCCCAGGGACCCGGCCGCCATCGACAGCTCCACGCACGCCGGGTGGTTCTTGTCGAGGAACGCCACGACGTCCCCCCGCCCGACCCCGAGGTCCTGCAGGGCGCCGGCCGCGCGGCGTACCCGCTCGTCCCACTGCGCCCAGGTCCAGGTGCGCCCGAGGTAGGTCATCGCCTCCGCGTCGGGGGTCGTGCGCGCCCAGTGCGCCAGGCGGTCGTCGACGAAGACCGGGGCGGGGGCGGGGGCGTCGAGGTCCGGGTTAGGTGCGGTAGCCGTCATGGGCGTGATTGTGGCTCAGATCACAAGTGCCGTCGAGGGTTCTGCACAGACCTCCAGCGCAGTCTCAGGATCGTCACAGACCCGCTGGGCACCGTGGAGACATGACCGAGCGCGACCGATTCCCCCACGACGACACCGCCCCGCTGCGTCCGACCGGGGGCGCCCCCACCGGGGGCCGCCCCGCTGGGGACGACCAGCCGACCACCGCGCAGCCGGCGTACCCCGCCGGGCCGGCGCCGACCGGCCCGCCCGCCGGCGCCGCGCCCGCGGCACCCGCCGGCGCTCCCCCGCGCCGCGGCCGGTCCGGCTTCGCCGCGGCCGTGCTGGCCGGTGCCCTCGTGGTCGGCGGCGGCGCCGGCATCGGCGGCGCGGCCCTCTGGTCGGCGTACGACGACGACGGCTCGTCCTCGACCGGCGGCAGCGACCGGACGACCTCGCAGGTCGTGAGCACCTCCGACGAGCCGGCCCCGGAGGGGTCGGTCCAGCAGGTCGCCGCCACGGTGCTGCCGTCGGTCGTCCAGATCGAGGTCACCGGGAGCCAGGAGGCCGGTTCCGGCTCCGGGATCGTCCTCAGCTCCGACGGGGTCATCCTGACCAACAACCACGTGGTCGACCTGGCCGCCGACGGCGGCGAGATCACGGTGGCGTTCAACGACGGCACCCGCGCCGACGCCGAGGTGCTCGGCACCGACCCGCTCACCGACACCGCGGTGATCAGGGCCCAGGACGTCGAGGACCTCACGCCGGCGACGATCGGCGACTCCGAGGCGCTGGACGTCGGCGAGCAGGTCGTGGCCATCGGGTCGCCGTTCGGCCTGGAGTCCACGGTCACCAGCGGCATCGTCAGCGCGCTGGACCGCCCCGTGAACGTCGGCACCGACGACCAGCAGAACGCCACCACCTACCCCGCGATCCAGACCGACGCCGCGATCAACCCCGGCAACTCCGGCGGCCCGCTGGTCAACATGGCCGGCCAGGTGATCGGCATCAACTCCTCCATCCGCACCGCCTCGGACAGCGCCGGCTCGGAGTCCGGCTCGATCGGCCTGGGCTTCGCGATCCCGATGGAGCCCGTCATGCCGATCGTCGAGCAGATGACCGACGGCGAGACGCCGACCCACGCCCGGCTCGGGATCACCGTCGGCGACGCCGCGACCGTGCAGCTCCCCGAGGGTCTCGAGGGCCAGCTCGGCCCGCAGCAGCAGCCGCAGCAGCCCGAGCAGGACAGCGACGTGGTCGGCGCCCGGGTCGGCGAGGTCACCCCGGGCTCGACCGCCGACGAGGCGGGCATCGAGTCCGACGACGTCATCACCAAGGTCGACGACACGATGATCTCCAGCGCCGACTCGCTGGTGGCCACCATCCGCTCCTACCGCCCCGGCGACGAGGTCGAGGTGACCTTCCTCCGCGGTGACGACGAGCAGACGGTCACCCTCGAGCTCGACTCGGACGCCACGCAGGACTGAACCCTGCCGGCAGGGGCCGGGCGGCCCCGGGGCCGATCACCGCGCCCGGGCCACCCGGCCCTCGTCCCACACCGGGCCGTCGGACTCGTAGACCGCCCCGTCGGCGCCGTACACCAGGAAGCGGTCGAAGCCCCGGGCGAACCAGCGGTCGTGCGTGACGGCCAGCACCGTCCCGTCGAACGCCGCCAACCCCTCCTCGAGCGCCTCCGCGCTCTGGACGTCGAGGTTGTCGGTGGGCTCGTCGAGCAGCAGCAGCGTGGCGCCCGACAGCTCGAGCAGCAGGATCTGGAACCGCGCCTGCTGGCCGCCGGAGAGCGACTCGAAGGTCTGCTCGCCCGCGTGCGCCAGCTCGTAGCGGTCCAGCACGCGTGCGGCCTGCTCCCGCCCCAGGCCCTGGCGCCCGCCGGGGTGCCCGTCGCCGCGGTGCAGCACCTCCAGCAGGGTGCGGCCCACCAGCTCGGGGTGCTCGTGGGTCTGCACGAACCACCCCGGGCGCACCCGGGCCCCCAGCTTGGCCCGGCCGGTGTGCGCGACCGGCGCGACCGCGACCTCCCCGACCGGCCGGTGCTCGACGTCGGGGTCGCTGCCGCCGGCCGCCAGCAGGCGGAGGAAGTGCGACTTGCCCGACCCGTTCGAGCCGAGCACGGCCACCCGCTCGCCGTACCAGACCTCGAGGTCGAAGGGGCGCATCAGCCCGGTGAGTTCCAGCTGCTCGCACACCACCGCCCGCTTGCCGGTGCGCCCGCCGCGCAGCCGCATGGTGACCTGCTGCTCGCGGGGCTGCTCGGTCGGTGGGCCGACCTCCTCGAACTTGCGCAGCCGGGTCTGGGCGGCGCGGTACTGCGAGGCCATGCCGTCGTTGTACTCGGACTTGATCTTGTAGTGGAGCACCAGCTGCTTGAGCTTGGCGTGCTCCTCCTCCCACCGCTTGCGCTGCTCGGCGAAGCGGGCGAACCGGTCGGCGCGCGCCTGGTGGTAGGAGGTGAAGCCGCCCGGGTGCGTCCACACGGTGTTGCCGGCGGCGTGCCCGCCGCTGCCGAGCTCGACGGTGACGACGCGCGTGGCGGTGTTGTCCAGCAGCTCACGGTCGTGGCTGATCATCAGCACGGTCTTGTCCGACTCCCGGATCCGGCCCTCGAGCCAGATCTTGCCGGGCACGTCGAGGTAGTTGTCCGGCTCGTCGAGCAGGAGGACCTGGTCCGGCCCGCGCAGCAGCACCTCCAGCACGAGGCGCTTCTGCTCGCCGCCGCTGAGCGTGGTCAGCTCGCGGTACTTCGCCCGGTCGTACGACACGCCGAGCGCGGCCGTGGTGCAGACGTCCCAGGTGACCTCGACGTCGTAGCCACCGGCGTCGGCGTACTCCGCGAGGGCCGTGGCGTAGGCCAGCTGGGTGCGCTCGTCGTCGGTGTCCATGAGCGCCAGCTCGAGGCGGTCCACCTCGGCAGCCGCCGCGCGGACCCGGGGCGGGGCGACGCTGAGCAGGAGGTCGGCCACCGTCGTCGACCCGTGCGCGACCTGCTGACGCATCACGCCCAGCCCACCGCTGCGGGTCACCACGCCGGCGTGCGGCTGGAGCTCGCCGGTGATGATCCGCAGCAGCGTGGTCTTGCCGGCGCCGTTCGCGCCGACCAGCGCGACCTTCTGGCCCTCCCCCACCCGGAAGGACACCTCGTCGAGCAGCACCCGCCCGTCCGGCAGCTCGTAGCGCACCCCGGCGACGTCCACATGGCCCACGAGCGTTGATTGTGCGCGAGCCGACCCCGGCGGCGCACCTCGTTAACTGTCCCCCCGCCGTCCCGCCCGCCGTCCCGCCCGCTCGGGTTGCACCCGAGGTGTCGCGCAGGTCTCCGCGGTGTGCTCGCGGACGACCCAGACCCCTCTTTAGGATGAGGCGCGTGACACAGGTCGAGGAGGTGCCCGAGCACCCCTCGGCCGAGCCCGGCCTCGCGCCGGCGCGGCGTACCCGCCGCCCCGCACGGGTCGTCGCGATGGCCGTCTACGTCGTCGCGCTGGTCGCCTGGTCCGAGGTGCTCGGCATCCCCAACGACACCGTGCAGGTGTTCGTGTGGCTCTGGCTCGGCACGATCGCCTGGAACGTCGGCGAACGACCGCGGTACCACCTGCAGTTCCTGCGGGACTGGTGGCCGCCGGTGGTCGGCCTGGTCGTCTACTTCTACAGCCGCGGGCTCACCGACGAGCTCGGCCTGCCGGTGCACGTCACGATGCCCATCCGCGTCGACGAGTGGCTCGGCGGCGGCACGACCCCCACCGAGCACCTGCAGGCGGCGTGGTGCGGCGACCCGTGCGTGCGTGACTCCGCGCCTCGCTGGTACGACGTCGCGCTGACGACCGTCTACGCCTCGCACTTCGTCACCGGCCTGACCCTCGCGGCGGTCCTGTGGCTGCGCAGCCGCCCGGAGTGGGTGCGCTGGATGCGGCGCTACCTGGCGATCAACTTCGGCGCCCTGGTCGTCTACATCCTCTACCCGATGGCGCCGCCGTGGATGGCGTCGCGGGACGGCTACATGGGCGAGGTCACCCGGATCACCAGCCGGGGCTGGGCCGACCTCGGCCTGGGTCGCTTCGACCTGGTCCTGCAGGGCGTCGGCAACCCCGTGGCCGCCATGCCGTCGCTGCACGCCGGCATCGCGTTCCTCGTCGCCGGCTACGGGATCCTGCGGCTGCGCACCCGCTGGCGGTGGCTGCTCGCGGCGTACCCGCTCGCGATGTCGCTGGCGCTGGTCTACTTCGCCGAGCACTACGTCGTCGACGTGGTGGCCGGCGGCGCGCTCGCCGGGCTGGTCCTCGCGGGCTGCGGCTGGTGGGAGCGTCGGCAGGACCGGGCGCCCGCCCACCACTGACCCCCGGGTCCTGCCCCGCGGTTCGGCCCGCCCGGGCAGGATGACCGCATGGACCTCAGCCTCACCGACGAGCAGGAGGGCTTCCGGGCGCTGGCGCGGGAGTTCCTGGAGCGCGAAGCCGTGCCGCACCGCACCGAGTGGGACCGTCGCGAGGCCGTCGACACCGCGATCATCCCCGCGATGGCGCAGATCGGCTTCTTCGGGCTGACCATCCCCGAGGAGTACGGCGGGCTCGGCGGCGACTACCTGACGTACGTGCTGGCGATGGAGGAGCTGGGCCGGGCCGACTCCGCGCTGCGCGGGATCGTGTCGGTCTCCAACGGCCTGGTCGGCAAGTCGATCCTCGCGGCCGGGACCGAGGAGCAGAAGCAGGAGTGGCTGCCCCGGATCGCGTCGGGCGAGGTCCTCGGCTGCTTCGGGCTGACCGAGCCCGACACCGGCTCCGACGCCGGCAACCTCACCTCGCGGGCGGTGCGCGACGGCGACGACTACGTCATCACCGGCCGCAAGCTCTTCATCACCAACGGCACCTGGGCGCAGGTGGCCCTGGTCTTCGCCCGCACCGGCGGACCCGGCGCCCGCGGGGTCAGCGCCTTCCTCGTCCCCACCGACGCGCCGGGCTTCGAGGCACGCGAGGTGAAGGGCAAGCTCGGGCTCCGGGGACAGGCCACCGCCGAGCTCTACCTCGACGACGTGCGCGTCCCCGCCT
This window harbors:
- a CDS encoding long-chain-fatty-acid--CoA ligase; amino-acid sequence: MTATAPNPDLDAPAPAPVFVDDRLAHWARTTPDAEAMTYLGRTWTWAQWDERVRRAAGALQDLGVGRGDVVAFLDKNHPACVELSMAAGSLGAANAIINWRLAGDEVDYAVNDSGARVLVVGRELMPTIEAIRDRLPRVEHVVEVTPEGEEGDGWERLLAAATPVGRQPDVEPGDVCLVMYSSGTTGRPKGVMLTHANMVSHTVNAHDGWGFEPGDKSMVAMPLFHVGGSSYVLFGIHDGIPSVMTRDPDGMSLAGAILAGANRTFLVPAVLAQVLQSGEDAVKLFGALKTYTYGAAPMPPPLLRAAMQAWPDTDFMQVYGLTEVAGVATHLMPEDHRTAEASGHPERLVSAGKAVPGVEIRIVDPATLEDLPVGTHGEIWLRTPQLMKGFLNKPEATAEVVVEDGWFRSGDMGRLDEDGYLFVEDRLKDMIISGGENIYSPEVERVLAEHPAVMEVAIIGVPDDTWGESVKAVVALHPGASATEEEIVAYCREHLAHYKCPRSVDVLEALPRNPTGKILKRELRAPYWEGRSRGVN
- a CDS encoding S1C family serine protease, encoding MTERDRFPHDDTAPLRPTGGAPTGGRPAGDDQPTTAQPAYPAGPAPTGPPAGAAPAAPAGAPPRRGRSGFAAAVLAGALVVGGGAGIGGAALWSAYDDDGSSSTGGSDRTTSQVVSTSDEPAPEGSVQQVAATVLPSVVQIEVTGSQEAGSGSGIVLSSDGVILTNNHVVDLAADGGEITVAFNDGTRADAEVLGTDPLTDTAVIRAQDVEDLTPATIGDSEALDVGEQVVAIGSPFGLESTVTSGIVSALDRPVNVGTDDQQNATTYPAIQTDAAINPGNSGGPLVNMAGQVIGINSSIRTASDSAGSESGSIGLGFAIPMEPVMPIVEQMTDGETPTHARLGITVGDAATVQLPEGLEGQLGPQQQPQQPEQDSDVVGARVGEVTPGSTADEAGIESDDVITKVDDTMISSADSLVATIRSYRPGDEVEVTFLRGDDEQTVTLELDSDATQD
- a CDS encoding ABC-F family ATP-binding cassette domain-containing protein, with amino-acid sequence MGHVDVAGVRYELPDGRVLLDEVSFRVGEGQKVALVGANGAGKTTLLRIITGELQPHAGVVTRSGGLGVMRQQVAHGSTTVADLLLSVAPPRVRAAAAEVDRLELALMDTDDERTQLAYATALAEYADAGGYDVEVTWDVCTTAALGVSYDRAKYRELTTLSGGEQKRLVLEVLLRGPDQVLLLDEPDNYLDVPGKIWLEGRIRESDKTVLMISHDRELLDNTATRVVTVELGSGGHAAGNTVWTHPGGFTSYHQARADRFARFAEQRKRWEEEHAKLKQLVLHYKIKSEYNDGMASQYRAAQTRLRKFEEVGPPTEQPREQQVTMRLRGGRTGKRAVVCEQLELTGLMRPFDLEVWYGERVAVLGSNGSGKSHFLRLLAAGGSDPDVEHRPVGEVAVAPVAHTGRAKLGARVRPGWFVQTHEHPELVGRTLLEVLHRGDGHPGGRQGLGREQAARVLDRYELAHAGEQTFESLSGGQQARFQILLLELSGATLLLLDEPTDNLDVQSAEALEEGLAAFDGTVLAVTHDRWFARGFDRFLVYGADGAVYESDGPVWDEGRVARAR
- a CDS encoding phosphatase PAP2 family protein, whose product is MTQVEEVPEHPSAEPGLAPARRTRRPARVVAMAVYVVALVAWSEVLGIPNDTVQVFVWLWLGTIAWNVGERPRYHLQFLRDWWPPVVGLVVYFYSRGLTDELGLPVHVTMPIRVDEWLGGGTTPTEHLQAAWCGDPCVRDSAPRWYDVALTTVYASHFVTGLTLAAVLWLRSRPEWVRWMRRYLAINFGALVVYILYPMAPPWMASRDGYMGEVTRITSRGWADLGLGRFDLVLQGVGNPVAAMPSLHAGIAFLVAGYGILRLRTRWRWLLAAYPLAMSLALVYFAEHYVVDVVAGGALAGLVLAGCGWWERRQDRAPAHH
- a CDS encoding acyl-CoA dehydrogenase family protein, whose protein sequence is MDLSLTDEQEGFRALAREFLEREAVPHRTEWDRREAVDTAIIPAMAQIGFFGLTIPEEYGGLGGDYLTYVLAMEELGRADSALRGIVSVSNGLVGKSILAAGTEEQKQEWLPRIASGEVLGCFGLTEPDTGSDAGNLTSRAVRDGDDYVITGRKLFITNGTWAQVALVFARTGGPGARGVSAFLVPTDAPGFEAREVKGKLGLRGQATAELYLDDVRVPAYARLGEEGQGFKIAMTTLDKGRVSVAAGCVGIVQGCLEAAVSYATSRTQFGRPIAGFQLVQDMIADISLDADAARLLVWRCADLIDRGEPFGVAASKAKLFASEAAVRAANNAIQVHGGAGYVDDHPVEKYLRDARVMTLYEGTSQVQKLLIGRAETGINAFV